CGTACGAGGGACTCGAACTCAAGGAAAGCAGCGAGGTTCGAGCCGGCGAGATCGCCATGATGTCCGGCCTCGACGACGTTCGCACGGGCGACACGCTCAGCGACGCGGCAGGTCCTCAAGAGCTCCCCCCGATCGAAATCGAGCCTCCGACCCTCGCCATGAGCTTCTACGCGAACAACTCGCCGCTCGCGGGCAAAGACGGAGGCAGGTTCCTCACGATCCATAAGATTCGGGACCGACTCGAACGAGAAGAGAAGGTGAGCGTCGCCTTGCGAATCGACCCGGACGCTCCGCCCAACACCGTCAAGGTCAAGGCCCGTGGTGAACTGCAACTCTCGGTCCTCGTTGAAACGATGCGCCGAGAAGGGTACGAAATGGCGATCAGCCGCCCTGAAGTGCTCCTCCAACGTGATGAGGCCGGCAGGCTCACCGAGCCCCACGAACTGATCCTCCTCGAAGCTCCCGAGGACGCCGTCGGTTCGGTCATGGAGGAACTGAGCCGGAGGCGGGCCGATCTCAGGAGCATGGAGCCTCCGGGAGCGGGGCGAGTCAAACTCACGTACGCCATCCCCACACGGGGACTGATCGGCTTCCGGTCTCACTTCCTCACCCTGACTCGGGGCGAAGGGCTTCTGAGCCAAGAGTTTGAGGGATATTCGGAGTTCAAGGGGACCGTGGAATCCCGCCCCCGGGGCGCGCTCATCGCCAAGGACCCCGGCAAGGTCACCCGATACGCCTATGAGGACATTCAGGAGCGAGGGGTCTTGTTCTACCCAGTCGGAACCGACGTTTACGGCGGCATGATCGTCGGGGAGTGCGCACGAGATGAAGACATGGTCGTCAACGTGACCAAAGAGAAGCACGCGACCAACATCCGGTCGTCGACTTCCGAATCGACCACAGTTCTCGATCCTCACCGGGAGCTTTCACTGGAGCAAGCCCTTAGCTGGATTCGCGACGATGAACTGCTCGAAGTGACGCCCAAGTCGCTACGCTTCCGCAAGAAGGTCCTCGATCACAGCGAGCGCCGAGTTGCCGAGCGAAAGGGCCAAATGCTACCGGCGTAATCGCCGTTCGACCAAGCGCCTCCGCCTGGGATCGTGCTCCCACCTGCTCCTTTCGTGTTCCTCGGTCGCCTGGGCGAGTCTTGCGAATTGCTCTTCGGTCCCCCGCGCCTCGATCGCGACGAACAGCTCGCGCTCCTCCCACCGGATATGGCCGGCGAGGGCCTGCCCCAACGCCTTGAACCGTTCGGCGCTCGAATCGCCCTCTCGAACCGCTCCGAAGTGAGCCTCGAGCTCCCGGTGTTCCGAGTGGAGCCGAGCCCTCTCTTCGGGGGTGGCGATCTCGGCGAGCAGCAGCTCCTCCGAATCGAAATGGCTCTGGAGATCGCGCTCCCAAGCTTCGTCCAATTCACCTCGGGCGGCGATTCGCTGTCGGGGTTCCGCTTC
The genomic region above belongs to Candidatus Nitrosymbiomonas proteolyticus and contains:
- a CDS encoding translational GTPase TypA, whose product is MSSPIRNVGIIAHVDHGKTTLVDALFRQAGLFRENQHVQDRVMDSNELERERGITILSKVASFRYREYKINIVDTPGHVDFGGEVERVLSMVDGVLLVVDACEGPMPQTRFVLKKAFQNGLKPIVCINKIDREGARPLDAYDKTIDLFIDLGANEEDLFFPHLYTSGSGGFARVAPDGGESDMRELLEMIVNSVPPPPSEVSAPALLQVNNLDYSDYMGRMFGGKLLAGTLRVGDKLVHARQGKRTPFTVTKLWTYEGLELKESSEVRAGEIAMMSGLDDVRTGDTLSDAAGPQELPPIEIEPPTLAMSFYANNSPLAGKDGGRFLTIHKIRDRLEREEKVSVALRIDPDAPPNTVKVKARGELQLSVLVETMRREGYEMAISRPEVLLQRDEAGRLTEPHELILLEAPEDAVGSVMEELSRRRADLRSMEPPGAGRVKLTYAIPTRGLIGFRSHFLTLTRGEGLLSQEFEGYSEFKGTVESRPRGALIAKDPGKVTRYAYEDIQERGVLFYPVGTDVYGGMIVGECARDEDMVVNVTKEKHATNIRSSTSESTTVLDPHRELSLEQALSWIRDDELLEVTPKSLRFRKKVLDHSERRVAERKGQMLPA